The stretch of DNA CGCCATTGCGAGCGCCTCGTCGATCGAGTGTGCCACTTCCGCGCCATCCGCGTGCCAGTGGCCGCGCGTGAGGACGATGTGGCGGCGGCCGGGGAGCGGGCTCGGGAAGCTCTCGAACGTTTTGCGCCCCATCACCATCGGCTTGCCCATGGTCAGAGCCTTGAAGCGCTTGAGGTCGGCGGGGATGCGCCACGGAAGCTGGCCGTCGCGGCCGATGACGCCGTTGCTGGCGCGAGCGAGGTAGAAGGTGATCATTCGCGCATCATGCCGGATTGGGGGGTGGGGGGCTACTACAACAATCGCGGCGCACACCCAACCCATACCACCACCCCGGCGGAGGCCGGGGTCCAGTTGGGAAACGTCGCCAACGAAGGACTGCGTTTCGTTACGCCGACCTTTCCAACTGGACCCCGGCCTTCGCCGGGGTGGTAGTTAACCAGCCCCCTCAACCCGGCGCGTGTTCCTTGACGTACGCCTCGGGATCCTTCTCGACGACCTTCACCCCGTTCAGGTGGTTCGCCTCGAACGCCGCGAACCGGACGCCGAGCTCATGCCGCTCTTCGAGCGTCGCATGCTTGCGGAAGTCGGTCAGGCCCTGGCGCTCTTCCTCGGCGAGGTGATCGCTGTTTGCCTTGTTGCATTCGCCGACCGCCTCGAACCACGCGTCCGAGCCGACCGGGTGCGTGTCGACCGCTTCGCCGGTCTCGCGGATGTCGTTGTGATCCTCGATCGCGTCCTCGGTCTCCTCGGCGGCCGAGTCGGCGTCGTTGCCGCCGGTGCCGATCTTCATGAGGCGCGGGTAGAAGAAGCGCTCCTCGGCCTCGGCATGCGCGTCGAGCAGGTTCTTGAGGCGAGTCCACAGCGCCGACAGCGCCTCGGTGTCCTTCGCGTCGATCGAATCGATCTGCGCGAACAGCGCGCGCTGCTGCGCGTGTTCGTCGAGGATGAGCTGGGTGATGTCCATGATAGGCCTTCCGAATAGGTTCGGACGGTCAACCGGGGGTAACGCTGCGAGTTCCTATTGCGATTCGGTCGCGTGGCGCTGCCGCGGGGTCGCTCTCTGTGTTCAGACCGCGACTGGCGCCTTGATGTGCGGTTGCGCGACGTAATCGTGGAGCACGAAATCCTCGTATTCGTACGCATCGATCGAGTCCGGCTTGCGCACGATCTCGAGTCGCGGGAGCGGGCCGGGGTCGCGGCCCAGTTGCAGCCGTGCCTGTTCGAGATGGTTCGAATAGAGGTGGCAGTCGCCGCCGGTCCAGATGAACTCGCCGACCTCGAGCCCGCATTGCTGCGCGAGGATGTGCGTGAGCAGCGCATAGCTGGCGATGTTGAACGGCACGCCGAGGAAGATGTCGCCCGAGCGCTGGTAGAGCTGGAGCGAGAGCTTGCCGTTCGCGACATGCGTCTGGAACAGGCAGTGGCAGGGCGCGAGCGCCATCGCGTGCAGGTCGCCCGGATTCCACGCGCTGACGATCTGGCGGCGCGAGGCGGGGTTGGTCTTGATCTGGCCGATCAGCTCGGCGATCTGGTCGATATGGCGGCCGTCGGCGGTGGCCCAGTCGCGCCACTGCTTGCCGTAGACCGGGCCGAGATCACCGGCCTCGTCCGCCCACTCGTCCCAGATCGCGACCTTGCGCTCCTGCAGCCAGCGGACGTTGGTGTCGCCACGCAGGAACCACAAAAGCTCGACGATGATCGAGCGGAGGTGGAGCTTCTTCGTGGTGAGGGCGGGGAAGCCCGCCGCGAGATCGAAGCGCATCTGCGCGCCGAAGACGCTGAGCGTGCCGGTGCCGGTGCGGTCCATCGTCTCGACGCCGGTCGAGAGCACGCGGTCCATGAGGTCTAGATATTGGCGCATCGTGCGTGCGTAGTCGGGTGCGCGGGCGGGCTCAAGCGGATGTAGTTGTGCGTGCGGTCGTCGGTGTCGGGAAGCAGGGGGGTATGTGTTGCCGTTGCCCGAGCCTTTGCGCCCTGTCGCCGACCTTGCCACCGCATGCGTGCTGTTCGCGGGGTTGGGTGAGCCCTGCGTCGAGATGGTGGCGGTGGCGTATCTTGATCCGAATCGGAGGCTTCTCGGGATGCGGCACGTCGTCGGGGGGAGGGACCATGTG from Sphingomonas sp. HMP9 encodes:
- a CDS encoding dihydrofolate reductase translates to MITFYLARASNGVIGRDGQLPWRIPADLKRFKALTMGKPMVMGRKTFESFPSPLPGRRHIVLTRGHWHADGAEVAHSIDEALAMAGDDVAVIGGAQIYAQLLPHADRIELTEVHDEPEGDAIVPAFEGWHEIAREDHPGEKQRPAYSFVTLTRR
- a CDS encoding hemerythrin domain-containing protein — encoded protein: MDITQLILDEHAQQRALFAQIDSIDAKDTEALSALWTRLKNLLDAHAEAEERFFYPRLMKIGTGGNDADSAAEETEDAIEDHNDIRETGEAVDTHPVGSDAWFEAVGECNKANSDHLAEEERQGLTDFRKHATLEERHELGVRFAAFEANHLNGVKVVEKDPEAYVKEHAPG
- a CDS encoding thymidylate synthase; protein product: MRQYLDLMDRVLSTGVETMDRTGTGTLSVFGAQMRFDLAAGFPALTTKKLHLRSIIVELLWFLRGDTNVRWLQERKVAIWDEWADEAGDLGPVYGKQWRDWATADGRHIDQIAELIGQIKTNPASRRQIVSAWNPGDLHAMALAPCHCLFQTHVANGKLSLQLYQRSGDIFLGVPFNIASYALLTHILAQQCGLEVGEFIWTGGDCHLYSNHLEQARLQLGRDPGPLPRLEIVRKPDSIDAYEYEDFVLHDYVAQPHIKAPVAV